From the genome of Streptomyces sp. NBC_00659, one region includes:
- a CDS encoding sensor histidine kinase: protein MTGGRWAGRRLTVQGWIRLVLAFMALLVVVGAGIGAGLLRSTTSVTDHLLMDVEPAQTEAYRLQSALVNQETGIRGYAIAADRRFLEPYVQGRKDEARAVARMRALIGDRPELLRELETVEKRAADWRRAYAEPLVDGVTPGEPRTIDSATAERGKKSFDRIRGASAQQIAGLVTAVEEGRDQLESSRKVRDAVLIAMVVVFLLTGVVLTILIRVLVTRPLDDLRIATRRVAQGDFDHAITGGGPVDLTAVAGDVENMRQRIVAELGSTREQREILTRQTADLDAQAVELRRSNAELEQFAYVASHDLQEPLRKVASFCQLLEKRYGDQLDDRARQYIDFAVDGAKRMQVLINDLLTFSRVGRVNDARLPVDLDQSLSKALANLESSVTESGARIDRPDELPQVVGDPTLATMLWQNLVGNAVKFRRPDHPPHIRITCERDPEDSGSWRFCVTDNGIGIPGEFEDKVFVIFQRLHARDAYGGTGIGLALCKKIVEYHGGRIWIDTDHTDGTRFCFTIPSTDTADTVHDSTEDRALI from the coding sequence ATGACCGGCGGGCGGTGGGCCGGACGACGGCTGACGGTACAGGGCTGGATCAGGCTGGTACTGGCGTTCATGGCGCTGCTGGTGGTCGTGGGCGCGGGGATCGGCGCGGGGCTTCTCCGGAGCACGACCTCGGTCACCGACCATCTGCTCATGGACGTCGAGCCCGCGCAGACGGAGGCCTACCGGCTGCAGTCGGCCCTGGTGAACCAGGAGACGGGAATCCGCGGGTACGCCATCGCGGCCGACCGCCGGTTCCTGGAGCCGTATGTGCAGGGCCGGAAGGACGAGGCCCGCGCCGTCGCCCGGATGCGCGCCCTCATCGGTGACCGACCCGAACTGCTCCGCGAACTGGAGACGGTCGAGAAGCGGGCGGCCGACTGGCGGCGCGCCTACGCCGAACCCCTCGTGGACGGCGTCACACCGGGCGAGCCCCGCACGATCGACTCCGCGACCGCCGAACGCGGCAAGAAGTCCTTCGACCGTATCCGCGGCGCGTCGGCCCAGCAGATCGCCGGACTGGTGACGGCGGTCGAGGAGGGCCGAGACCAGCTGGAGTCCTCGCGGAAGGTCCGCGACGCGGTGCTCATCGCCATGGTCGTCGTGTTCCTGCTGACCGGTGTGGTGCTGACGATCCTGATCCGCGTCCTGGTGACACGCCCGCTGGACGACCTGCGGATCGCCACACGCCGGGTGGCGCAGGGCGACTTCGACCATGCCATCACCGGTGGCGGGCCCGTCGACCTCACCGCCGTGGCAGGCGACGTCGAGAACATGCGCCAGCGGATCGTCGCCGAGCTGGGCTCCACCCGCGAGCAGCGGGAGATCCTCACCCGGCAGACCGCCGACCTGGACGCGCAGGCGGTGGAGTTGCGCCGCTCCAACGCCGAACTCGAACAGTTCGCCTACGTGGCCTCCCACGATCTCCAGGAACCCCTGCGCAAGGTGGCCTCGTTCTGCCAGCTGCTGGAGAAGCGCTACGGCGACCAACTGGACGACCGCGCACGGCAGTACATCGACTTCGCCGTGGACGGCGCCAAACGCATGCAGGTCCTCATCAACGACCTGCTCACCTTCTCCCGCGTGGGCCGCGTCAACGACGCCCGCCTTCCCGTCGACCTGGACCAGTCGCTCAGCAAGGCACTGGCCAATCTGGAGAGTTCGGTCACCGAAAGCGGCGCCCGCATCGACCGGCCGGACGAACTGCCCCAGGTCGTGGGGGATCCGACCCTGGCCACGATGCTCTGGCAGAACCTGGTCGGCAACGCCGTCAAGTTCCGCCGCCCCGACCACCCGCCACACATCCGCATCACCTGTGAGCGAGACCCGGAGGACTCCGGCTCCTGGCGCTTCTGTGTCACCGACAACGGCATCGGCATCCCCGGCGAGTTCGAGGACAAGGTCTTCGTCATCTTCCAGCGGCTGCACGCCCGCGATGCCTACGGTGGAACAGGCATCGGCCTCGCGCTGTGCAAGAAGATCGTCGAATACCACGGCGGCCGCATCTGGATCGACACGGACCACACCGACGGCACGCGTTTCTGCTTCACCATCCCGTCCACCGACACGGCGGACACCGTTCACGACAGCACCGAGGACAGGGCCCTGATATGA
- a CDS encoding TOPRIM nucleotidyl transferase/hydrolase domain-containing protein: MTDMGAFRESVTAWAAGGPGDLARELAARLSVRTVVLLEGPSDLAAVDALAASRGRDLEAEGVCVLAMNGAMSVGRFARLLGPSGLGLRLTGLCDEAERGYYARALEREEDGPEGNTARRQEFFVCAADLEDELIRALGVSRVEELVRAEGDLRALRTFVRQPAQHGRSPQQQLRRFLGTKKGRKIHYGRVLVEALAPDHVPAPLDGLLAAV, encoded by the coding sequence ATGACCGACATGGGGGCGTTCCGGGAGTCAGTCACCGCCTGGGCGGCCGGTGGCCCCGGTGACCTCGCGCGCGAGCTGGCCGCGCGGCTGTCCGTGAGGACGGTCGTTCTGCTCGAAGGGCCGAGCGATCTCGCGGCGGTCGACGCGCTCGCCGCGAGCCGCGGCCGGGATCTGGAGGCCGAAGGGGTCTGTGTGCTGGCGATGAACGGCGCCATGAGCGTGGGCCGCTTCGCCCGCCTCCTCGGCCCCTCGGGCCTGGGCCTGCGTCTCACGGGACTGTGCGACGAGGCGGAACGGGGCTACTACGCCCGCGCCTTGGAACGGGAAGAGGACGGTCCGGAAGGGAACACGGCGCGGCGACAGGAGTTCTTCGTCTGCGCGGCGGATCTGGAGGACGAGCTCATCCGCGCGCTGGGGGTGTCCCGGGTGGAGGAGCTCGTCCGGGCGGAGGGTGATCTGCGCGCCCTGAGGACCTTCGTTCGTCAGCCGGCACAGCACGGCCGTTCCCCTCAGCAGCAGTTGAGGCGCTTCCTCGGGACGAAGAAGGGCCGCAAGATCCACTACGGCCGTGTCCTCGTCGAGGCCCTCGCCCCCGACCACGTACCCGCTCCGCTCGACGGCTTGCTCGCCGCGGTGTGA
- a CDS encoding PP2C family protein-serine/threonine phosphatase has product MTSQPGAAGVASPELDRAAAWGTEEPSVLLVEDDPGDALLVEEMVADSALGMRLRWVRSMAEACDVLASEVPDCVLLDLHLPDAQGLEAVSRVRERAEHVAVVVLTGLAEEGTGLAAVAAGAQDYLVKGRVEPELFGRAVRYAIQRKQAERDAVALQASQMQARENARLERGLLPRPLLRGDGVEVVTRYRPGRAHALLGGDFYDIVQSADGTVHALIGDVSGHGPDEAALGVALRIAWRTLVLSGVTGADQVGRLEEILMAERARNGVFATLVVLSVGPGRRRVRMVRAGHHGVLLCGTGGVEWVEVPGGPALGIIPGGARWPVEELELPEGAAMVLFTDGLFEGRVGRGTERLGEEGLLAMARELDGLPPAAFVDGLIDRAEALAETQGGLADDVAVLYLRWG; this is encoded by the coding sequence ATGACGTCGCAGCCCGGGGCTGCCGGCGTGGCTTCGCCCGAGTTGGACCGCGCCGCGGCCTGGGGGACGGAAGAGCCGTCGGTGCTGCTCGTCGAGGACGACCCGGGCGACGCGCTGCTAGTGGAGGAGATGGTCGCCGACAGCGCACTCGGTATGCGTCTGCGCTGGGTGCGTTCGATGGCAGAAGCCTGTGACGTGCTCGCGTCCGAGGTCCCCGACTGTGTGCTGCTCGACCTGCACCTCCCGGACGCGCAGGGCCTGGAAGCGGTGTCGAGGGTGCGCGAGCGTGCCGAACACGTCGCCGTCGTGGTCCTGACCGGACTCGCCGAGGAGGGAACCGGTCTGGCGGCCGTGGCCGCCGGCGCACAGGACTACCTGGTCAAGGGCCGGGTCGAACCGGAGCTGTTCGGACGGGCGGTGCGCTACGCGATCCAGCGCAAGCAGGCCGAGCGCGACGCCGTGGCGTTGCAGGCCAGCCAGATGCAGGCCCGGGAGAACGCCCGCCTGGAACGGGGGCTGCTACCGCGCCCCCTGCTGCGCGGGGACGGCGTGGAGGTCGTGACCCGATACCGGCCCGGCCGCGCGCACGCGCTGCTGGGCGGGGACTTCTACGACATCGTGCAGAGCGCCGACGGCACCGTGCACGCCCTGATCGGTGACGTCTCCGGACACGGTCCGGACGAGGCCGCCCTCGGGGTCGCGCTGCGCATAGCCTGGCGCACCCTGGTGCTCAGCGGCGTCACCGGTGCCGACCAGGTGGGCCGGCTCGAGGAGATCCTCATGGCCGAGCGGGCCAGGAACGGGGTCTTCGCCACCCTGGTCGTCCTCAGCGTCGGCCCCGGCCGGCGACGCGTCCGGATGGTGCGGGCGGGCCATCACGGCGTGCTGCTGTGCGGGACCGGCGGCGTCGAGTGGGTGGAGGTCCCGGGCGGCCCGGCGCTCGGCATCATTCCGGGCGGAGCACGCTGGCCCGTCGAGGAACTGGAGCTCCCCGAGGGCGCGGCGATGGTGCTGTTCACCGACGGCCTCTTCGAGGGGCGCGTCGGCCGCGGCACGGAGCGGCTGGGCGAGGAGGGACTGCTGGCGATGGCCCGTGAACTGGACGGTCTGCCCCCGGCCGCGTTCGTCGACGGACTCATCGACCGGGCCGAGGCACTGGCCGAGACGCAGGGCGGCCTGGCCGACGACGTCGCCGTGCTCTATCTGCGCTGGGGCTGA